In Microbacterium sp. SLBN-146, one genomic interval encodes:
- a CDS encoding DivIVA domain-containing protein, which yields MTTTEPTVSAFPRTRGRSKGYEPRAVDAFLLRARQAFENGDDTVTAAEVRQVAFPLVRKGYSIPPVDAALTRIEDAFATREREAALARVGAPAWVGHARETAQVVLDRLTRPAGRRFDRVGALRYGYRIDEVDIVADKIARYLESGDPVTIEQVRSVAFRMQRGGYREVQVDAVLDAVVEVMLAVS from the coding sequence ATGACGACGACCGAGCCCACCGTTTCCGCTTTCCCGCGAACTCGAGGTCGCTCGAAAGGGTACGAACCCCGCGCCGTCGACGCGTTCCTCCTCCGTGCCCGCCAGGCGTTCGAGAACGGCGACGATACGGTGACGGCCGCGGAGGTGCGGCAGGTCGCTTTCCCGCTCGTCCGCAAGGGGTACTCGATTCCTCCTGTCGATGCTGCCCTCACCCGGATCGAGGACGCCTTCGCGACTCGCGAGCGCGAGGCGGCGCTGGCGCGGGTGGGCGCACCCGCGTGGGTCGGACACGCCAGGGAGACCGCTCAAGTCGTGCTCGATCGGCTGACCAGACCCGCAGGACGCCGCTTCGATCGCGTCGGAGCCTTGAGGTACGGCTACCGGATCGACGAAGTCGACATCGTCGCCGACAAGATCGCGAGATATTTGGAGTCCGGCGATCCTGTCACGATCGAGCAGGTTCGCTCCGTTGCCTTCCGAATGCAGCGGGGCGGATATCGCGAGGTGCAAGTAGACGCCGTGCTCGACGCGGTCGTCGAGGTGATGCTGGCTGTGTCGTAG
- a CDS encoding glycosyl transferase, translating to MAAFVLAAIMIGAGIAQRTVFQGPTTATVQIEAEAEAPYLLVDGAVLGSLPGTQTLRAQGQGEIFAAYGRTADMTAWLSTTSYNHATLDSAGETVVELVEAEADSPGTPSPAATDPASPDDAAASAAAEEAAAPEVTEAPSPVGSDLWLDEFAQSDILIAPLQLPADMSVLVASDGVAAAPTDVAVSWPIGNGTPWAGPLIAAGAVLMAVGVVLYILGIRHARRSRGPRRKGLPLPVTEPIDLSIDSVDKGVISSSPSSRRALGRGRRGFVVVPAIAVSAILLGGCSADVWPELGESATPSPTPTLIVPEGQQSPAVTKSQAERILVRVAETTAEADEAMDSTLAATRLEDAALAARETNYRLRGAIADFPAPAPILTKPLEIVLPQMYDEWPRSFMAVVDDESSKTSSIMVMTQADPWAPYKLSYQANLEASTTMPDLAAPYVGAARVAPDSAFLIMPPDQLAAAYADVVDKGEESEYASFFESEDDQFRATIAADRQKRLDEFNQTATNTGEMTFEAVVGAYPPFAILTLESGAIVAVNINETDTVKAINSDAVIKFENNPTVKTLTGVDQSATGVTTTYSDQLFFYVPGQGSTEKIRLLGFSTAILDAKVIP from the coding sequence GTGGCGGCATTCGTCCTCGCCGCCATCATGATCGGGGCGGGCATCGCTCAGCGCACGGTCTTTCAAGGTCCCACGACAGCCACCGTCCAGATCGAGGCAGAAGCGGAGGCGCCGTACCTCCTCGTCGACGGTGCGGTGCTCGGGTCGCTCCCGGGCACGCAGACCCTCCGCGCGCAAGGGCAGGGCGAGATCTTCGCCGCCTACGGGCGCACGGCCGACATGACGGCCTGGCTCTCCACGACCTCGTACAATCACGCCACGCTCGACTCCGCAGGCGAAACCGTCGTCGAGCTCGTCGAAGCGGAGGCCGACTCGCCGGGAACCCCGAGCCCCGCGGCGACGGACCCCGCCTCACCGGACGATGCCGCGGCGTCGGCCGCTGCGGAAGAGGCGGCCGCACCGGAGGTGACCGAGGCTCCCAGCCCCGTCGGATCAGACCTCTGGCTCGACGAGTTCGCTCAATCCGACATCTTGATCGCGCCTCTTCAGCTCCCCGCCGACATGAGCGTCCTCGTGGCGTCCGACGGTGTTGCTGCCGCGCCGACCGATGTCGCCGTGTCCTGGCCGATCGGTAACGGCACTCCGTGGGCGGGCCCACTGATCGCGGCGGGCGCTGTTCTTATGGCCGTCGGCGTGGTCCTCTACATCCTCGGCATCCGTCATGCGCGTCGCTCTCGCGGCCCGCGCCGCAAGGGACTCCCGCTGCCGGTGACGGAGCCCATCGACCTCTCGATCGATTCCGTCGACAAGGGGGTCATCTCCTCATCGCCCTCGTCGCGGCGCGCGCTCGGCCGAGGACGACGGGGGTTCGTCGTCGTTCCGGCGATCGCGGTATCGGCCATCCTCCTGGGAGGATGCTCGGCGGACGTCTGGCCCGAGCTCGGGGAGTCCGCGACGCCGTCTCCGACCCCGACCCTCATCGTGCCGGAGGGTCAGCAGTCGCCGGCCGTGACGAAGTCTCAGGCCGAGCGGATCCTCGTTCGAGTCGCCGAGACGACGGCGGAGGCTGACGAGGCGATGGACTCCACTCTGGCCGCCACGCGCCTCGAGGATGCTGCTCTCGCCGCGCGCGAGACCAACTATCGGCTGCGCGGAGCGATCGCGGATTTCCCGGCTCCCGCCCCGATTCTCACGAAGCCGCTCGAGATCGTCCTTCCGCAGATGTACGACGAGTGGCCCCGATCGTTCATGGCGGTCGTCGACGACGAGAGCTCGAAGACGTCGAGCATCATGGTGATGACGCAAGCCGATCCTTGGGCGCCCTACAAGCTGAGCTATCAGGCGAATCTCGAGGCGTCCACGACGATGCCCGATCTCGCTGCCCCCTACGTGGGTGCTGCACGCGTCGCACCCGACTCCGCCTTCCTCATCATGCCCCCCGACCAGCTCGCGGCGGCGTACGCGGACGTCGTGGACAAGGGTGAAGAGAGCGAGTACGCCTCGTTCTTCGAATCCGAGGACGACCAGTTCCGTGCGACGATCGCCGCAGACCGACAGAAGCGCCTCGACGAGTTCAATCAGACTGCGACCAACACCGGTGAGATGACTTTCGAGGCTGTCGTCGGCGCATATCCGCCGTTCGCGATCCTGACGCTCGAGAGCGGCGCGATCGTTGCCGTCAACATCAACGAGACCGATACGGTGAAGGCGATCAACAGCGATGCTGTGATCAAGTTCGAGAACAACCCGACCGTCAAGACCCTCACCGGCGTGGACCAGTCCGCGACGGGGGTCACGACCACATACAGCGACCAGCTCTTCTTCTACGTACCTGGCCAGGGCTCGACCGAGAAGATCCGCCTCCTCGGATTCAGCACCGCCATCCTCGACGCAAAGGTGATCCCTTGA
- a CDS encoding tetratricopeptide repeat protein → MPAAALRGAVDLSTLRNRPAAPAAAAPSSENAPSLVFDVTDASFPQVLELSRTVPVVVDLWAEWCGPCKQLSPILEKVVTELGGRLVLAKVDVDANPQLSQAFRAQSIPMVVALLGGQPVPLFTGAVPEQQVREVFAQLLQLAAQNGVTGSVPVESGQVEATEPEEAPLPPHHAEAYEAIEAGDYSRAVSAYEAALAENPRDADARAGLAQVRLLARVQDLDSSAVRAAAAADTADLDAQFAVADLDVSGGHVEDAFDRLLDVFAASSADDRPAVRERLLDLFGIVGDDDPRVLLARRRLASLLF, encoded by the coding sequence ATGCCGGCGGCCGCGCTTCGCGGCGCCGTCGACCTCTCCACGTTGCGCAATCGGCCCGCGGCGCCCGCAGCCGCGGCCCCGTCGTCCGAGAACGCGCCGTCGCTCGTCTTCGATGTGACGGATGCCTCCTTCCCGCAGGTCCTCGAGCTGTCTCGCACAGTACCCGTCGTTGTCGATCTGTGGGCAGAGTGGTGCGGGCCGTGCAAGCAGCTGAGCCCGATTCTGGAGAAGGTCGTCACCGAACTCGGTGGCAGGCTCGTGCTCGCCAAGGTCGACGTCGATGCCAACCCCCAGCTGTCTCAAGCGTTCCGGGCGCAGTCGATTCCGATGGTCGTGGCGCTTCTGGGCGGTCAGCCGGTTCCGTTGTTCACGGGCGCGGTTCCCGAGCAGCAGGTCCGTGAGGTCTTCGCTCAACTCCTCCAACTCGCCGCTCAGAACGGTGTGACCGGCTCGGTCCCCGTCGAATCGGGTCAGGTCGAGGCCACGGAGCCGGAAGAAGCGCCGCTGCCGCCTCATCACGCGGAGGCGTACGAGGCGATCGAAGCGGGCGACTACTCGCGGGCAGTGAGCGCCTACGAGGCGGCACTGGCAGAGAATCCGCGTGATGCCGACGCGCGCGCGGGTCTGGCCCAGGTACGGTTGCTCGCTCGCGTGCAGGATCTCGACTCTTCCGCCGTCCGTGCCGCAGCTGCGGCCGATACCGCCGATCTCGATGCCCAGTTCGCCGTGGCTGATCTGGACGTATCGGGTGGTCACGTCGAGGACGCCTTCGACCGGCTGCTCGACGTTTTCGCGGCTTCCTCGGCGGACGATCGGCCCGCTGTCCGAGAGCGCCTCCTCGATCTGTTCGGCATCGTCGGCGACGACGACCCGCGCGTGCTCCTCGCACGCCGGCGGTTGGCTTCGCTGCTGTTCTGA
- a CDS encoding lytic transglycosylase domain-containing protein gives MLSVFAGFAAIGFVAAYAGPTGMAIAEAANAEEPTSLYATALDDVQTYEGVMTASAAEAEGLIDLGRGGYSVYVTPTPTPTPTPTQTSRSSGGQAAQPAPPGYTGGGSPAEWMAAAGIAEADWGYVDFIVRKESGWNPNATNRSSGACGLVQVYPCSKLANAYDPVVNLTWANGYATGRYGSWGGAYAFWTANHWW, from the coding sequence GTGCTGAGCGTCTTCGCGGGTTTCGCCGCCATCGGCTTCGTCGCAGCATATGCGGGCCCGACGGGGATGGCGATCGCCGAGGCCGCGAATGCCGAGGAGCCGACCTCGCTGTATGCGACGGCACTCGACGACGTTCAGACGTATGAGGGAGTCATGACCGCGAGTGCGGCTGAGGCGGAGGGGCTCATCGATCTCGGGCGGGGAGGCTACTCCGTGTACGTCACGCCGACCCCGACTCCCACCCCGACTCCGACGCAGACATCGCGATCCTCCGGTGGGCAGGCGGCCCAGCCGGCGCCCCCCGGCTACACCGGCGGGGGCTCTCCCGCCGAATGGATGGCAGCAGCGGGCATCGCCGAAGCGGATTGGGGATACGTCGACTTCATCGTCCGCAAGGAGAGCGGCTGGAACCCGAACGCGACGAACCGGTCCTCGGGAGCATGCGGCCTCGTCCAGGTGTATCCGTGCAGCAAGCTCGCCAACGCGTACGACCCGGTGGTGAACCTCACGTGGGCCAACGGGTATGCGACGGGGCGGTACGGCAGCTGGGGCGGTGCCTACGCATTCTGGACCGCCAATCACTGGTGGTAG
- a CDS encoding alpha/beta hydrolase: MEIRGPVLLPAHREDVEFETIDGLTLVGELATPLDRPPVATLVTLHPLPTAGGFMDSHILRKAAARLPALADLAVLRFNTRGTTSPRGTSGGVFDGGRAEAFDVAAAMDFVARRGLPNPWLVGWSFGTELAIKYGRDHPIEGAILLSPPLHRATDEDVAAWAQESRPVIAVIPEFDDYLRPDAAAERFASVPHAILVPIEGGKHLWVGETQTRRVLTEIVAAVNPDALPLPTRWDGPEEDA; encoded by the coding sequence ATGGAGATCCGGGGCCCGGTACTTCTTCCCGCCCACCGCGAGGACGTCGAGTTCGAGACGATCGATGGGCTCACCCTCGTCGGCGAACTCGCGACCCCGCTCGATCGTCCTCCGGTCGCGACGCTCGTGACCTTGCATCCGCTTCCCACCGCGGGAGGCTTCATGGACTCGCACATCCTCCGCAAGGCGGCGGCGCGGCTCCCTGCGCTGGCAGATCTCGCGGTTCTCCGCTTCAACACGCGAGGCACCACGTCACCCCGCGGAACGAGCGGAGGCGTGTTCGACGGCGGCCGGGCCGAAGCGTTCGATGTCGCCGCGGCGATGGACTTCGTCGCGCGCCGTGGTCTGCCGAATCCCTGGCTCGTCGGCTGGTCGTTCGGAACCGAGCTCGCGATCAAGTACGGACGCGATCACCCGATCGAGGGCGCGATCCTCTTGTCTCCGCCCCTGCACAGGGCCACCGACGAGGATGTCGCGGCGTGGGCTCAGGAGTCTCGGCCGGTGATCGCCGTGATCCCGGAGTTCGACGACTACCTGCGGCCGGATGCCGCCGCCGAGCGGTTCGCGAGTGTGCCGCACGCGATCCTGGTTCCCATTGAGGGAGGCAAGCACCTGTGGGTGGGGGAGACGCAGACCCGTCGCGTTCTCACCGAGATCGTCGCCGCCGTGAACCCGGACGCGCTGCCGCTCCCGACGCGGTGGGACGGGCCGGAGGAGGACGCGTGA
- the glgB gene encoding 1,4-alpha-glucan branching protein GlgB, giving the protein MTPDDRTLDTIATGSYHDPHSVLGLHEVSHAGGDSEWVVRARRPLARSVTAVFADGTRIPMDHVRNGIWEGTRSGAAGAYELATTYDEGPDYVADDPYRHLPSLGELDLHLIAEGRHEELWRALGSHVRTLDGSDGVAFTVWAPNAQAVRVVGDFNGWDGQGHSMRSMGSSGIWELFIPGLGIGATYKYELLTRHGDWIMKADPMARFAEVSPGTASVVTKAAHAWQDDEWMTRRARSTPVSQPMSVYEVHFGSWRPGLSYRDAADPLIDYVTEHGFTHIEFLPLAEHPFGGSWGYQVTGYFAPTSRFGTPDDLRYLIDRLHQADIGVIMDWVPGHFPKDAFALAKFDGEALYEHPDPRRGEHKDWGTLIFDYGRREVRNFLVANALYWFEEFHVDGLRVDAVASMLYLDYSREAGEWVPNVHGGRENLEAISFLQEVNATSYKRYPGIAMVAEESTSFPGVTAPTSQAGLGFGFKWNMGWMNDSLQYISRDPMYRSHHEGELSFSFVYAFSENYVLPISHDEVVHGKGSLFSRMPGDHWQKLANTRAFLAYMWGHPGKQLLFMGQEFGQMSEWSEGRSLDWWTLDQPSHAQLLSFVGALNRTYRAESALWSRDSDGAAFSRLGSPSWNPNVIAFARHDWHGNTVAVICNFSGVPITDYTLDLPASGVWHEVLNSDAHEFGGSGVGNHGIVYADENGRASLIVPPLAVIWLRHETAKHIPSPTQG; this is encoded by the coding sequence ATGACGCCCGACGACCGCACCCTCGACACGATCGCGACCGGTTCTTACCACGACCCGCACTCCGTTCTCGGGCTTCACGAGGTGTCGCACGCGGGAGGCGACTCCGAGTGGGTGGTGCGCGCGCGGCGGCCGCTGGCCCGGAGCGTCACCGCCGTCTTCGCGGACGGGACGCGTATCCCGATGGATCACGTGCGCAACGGAATCTGGGAGGGCACGCGTTCCGGCGCGGCCGGCGCCTACGAGCTCGCCACGACGTACGACGAGGGTCCCGACTACGTCGCCGACGACCCGTATCGCCACCTCCCGTCTCTCGGTGAGCTCGATCTCCACCTCATCGCGGAAGGGCGTCATGAGGAACTGTGGCGCGCCCTCGGATCGCACGTGCGGACGCTCGACGGTTCCGACGGGGTCGCGTTCACCGTCTGGGCGCCGAACGCGCAGGCCGTCCGGGTCGTCGGCGACTTCAACGGCTGGGACGGGCAGGGCCACTCGATGCGCTCGATGGGTTCCAGCGGGATCTGGGAGCTCTTCATCCCGGGCCTGGGAATCGGTGCGACCTACAAGTACGAGCTCCTGACACGGCACGGCGATTGGATCATGAAGGCCGACCCGATGGCCCGGTTCGCGGAGGTTTCGCCGGGCACGGCATCCGTCGTCACGAAAGCCGCGCACGCGTGGCAGGACGACGAGTGGATGACGCGGCGCGCACGCTCCACTCCGGTCTCGCAGCCGATGTCGGTCTACGAGGTCCACTTCGGATCCTGGCGCCCCGGACTGTCGTATCGCGACGCCGCCGACCCTCTGATCGACTACGTCACCGAGCACGGATTCACGCACATCGAGTTCCTCCCCCTCGCGGAGCACCCGTTCGGCGGGTCGTGGGGATACCAGGTGACGGGCTATTTCGCACCGACGAGCCGGTTCGGCACGCCGGACGACCTCCGCTACCTGATCGACCGCCTTCATCAAGCCGACATCGGCGTCATCATGGATTGGGTCCCGGGCCACTTCCCGAAGGATGCCTTCGCCCTGGCCAAGTTCGACGGCGAAGCCTTGTACGAACACCCCGATCCGCGCCGTGGTGAACACAAGGACTGGGGCACGCTGATCTTCGACTACGGCCGCCGCGAAGTGCGCAACTTCCTGGTCGCGAACGCGCTCTACTGGTTCGAGGAGTTCCACGTCGACGGCCTGCGGGTGGATGCCGTGGCATCCATGCTCTACCTCGACTACTCGCGCGAAGCAGGCGAATGGGTGCCGAACGTGCACGGGGGCCGCGAGAATCTCGAGGCCATTTCGTTCCTCCAGGAGGTCAATGCGACGTCCTACAAGCGCTATCCCGGCATCGCGATGGTCGCAGAGGAGTCCACGAGCTTCCCGGGTGTCACCGCGCCGACGAGTCAGGCGGGGCTGGGCTTCGGCTTCAAATGGAACATGGGGTGGATGAACGACTCCCTCCAGTACATCTCGCGCGATCCCATGTATCGCTCGCACCACGAGGGCGAATTGTCGTTCTCGTTCGTCTACGCGTTCAGCGAGAACTACGTCCTCCCGATCAGCCACGACGAGGTCGTCCACGGGAAGGGCAGTCTCTTCTCCCGCATGCCCGGCGACCACTGGCAGAAGCTCGCCAACACGCGCGCGTTCCTCGCCTACATGTGGGGCCACCCGGGCAAGCAGCTTCTGTTCATGGGCCAGGAGTTCGGGCAGATGTCAGAGTGGTCGGAGGGCCGCAGCCTCGACTGGTGGACGCTCGATCAGCCCTCGCATGCGCAGCTGCTGTCGTTCGTCGGTGCCCTCAATCGGACCTATCGTGCCGAGTCGGCGCTGTGGTCGCGCGATTCCGACGGAGCCGCGTTCTCTCGGCTGGGTTCGCCCTCGTGGAATCCGAACGTCATCGCTTTCGCACGGCACGACTGGCATGGCAACACGGTGGCGGTCATCTGCAACTTCTCCGGTGTCCCCATCACGGACTACACGCTCGATCTGCCCGCGAGCGGCGTCTGGCACGAAGTGCTGAACTCTGACGCGCACGAGTTCGGCGGATCCGGCGTCGGCAACCACGGCATCGTCTACGCCGACGAGAACGGTCGCGCGTCGCTCATCGTGCCGCCGCTCGCCGTCATCTGGTTGCGTCACGAGACGGCGAAGCACATCCCCTCACCGACGCAGGGCTGA
- a CDS encoding maltotransferase domain-containing protein: MVTTSFADSSHPWRSASSLPVRPVDRPKPRDTAAGRIPLALAHPTTPDGRYRPKAFVGEAVPFVTTAFREGHDRIGVHVRLVSPSGDVSLHRLTPLHDGFDQWRALVAPLEQGVWRFRFEAFGDDFATWEHAADLKIPAGVDTALMREMGAILFDRALAEKKRPAAERRTLAAAAASLRDSAVTDAAALEIVRSPEIAAFFAARPLMSIVTVGDDHELLVERERAGVGAWYEFFPRSEGASRQPDGTIRSGTFRTAQRRLPAVRAMGFDVLYLPPIHPIGVRNRKGRNNTLDPQPGDPGSPWAIGADAGGHDEIHPDLGTLDDFRAFVGAAREENIEIALDLALQASPDHPWVTEHPEWFTTLPDGSIAYAENPPKKYQDIYPVNFDNDPAGIRAEVLRIVRHWIAQGVSIFRVDNPHTKPLQFWEWLISTVNAEYPDVVFLAEAFTRPRVMQGLAAAGFQQSYTYFTWRNTKQELEEFLTAISQETADYMRPNLFVNTPDILTEYLQFGGRAAYRIRAAIAATAAPTYGVYAGYELFENVARPGSEENIDNEKFEYKTRDWADAEARGASLAPFLTRLNEIRHAHPALRQLRNTTIHWSDDEAILVYVKHLDAALSDTGRPDTVIVIVNVDPHSARQTMVHLDTRVWGVEPGKPYDVEDLVTGARWTWSDHNFVRLDAFDEPVHILHVKETS; this comes from the coding sequence GTGGTCACTACCTCGTTCGCTGACAGCTCTCATCCGTGGCGGAGTGCCTCTTCGCTCCCCGTCCGACCGGTCGACCGGCCGAAGCCGCGGGACACCGCGGCGGGACGTATCCCTCTCGCTCTCGCGCATCCAACGACCCCCGACGGCCGCTACCGGCCGAAGGCGTTCGTCGGAGAAGCGGTCCCCTTCGTCACGACGGCGTTCCGAGAGGGACACGACCGGATCGGCGTCCACGTGCGACTCGTCTCGCCATCGGGTGACGTGTCGCTGCACCGGCTGACACCGCTTCACGACGGCTTCGATCAGTGGCGGGCGCTCGTGGCGCCGCTCGAACAGGGAGTCTGGCGCTTCCGCTTCGAGGCGTTCGGAGACGACTTCGCGACGTGGGAGCACGCCGCTGATCTGAAGATCCCCGCGGGCGTCGACACAGCGCTGATGCGAGAGATGGGCGCTATCCTCTTCGACCGCGCTCTCGCGGAGAAGAAGCGACCGGCGGCCGAGCGACGCACACTGGCTGCGGCCGCCGCGTCCTTGCGGGACTCGGCGGTGACCGATGCCGCCGCGCTCGAGATCGTTCGCAGTCCCGAGATCGCGGCCTTCTTCGCCGCCCGTCCGCTCATGTCGATCGTCACGGTCGGCGACGACCACGAACTGCTCGTCGAGCGCGAGCGGGCGGGCGTGGGCGCCTGGTACGAGTTCTTCCCGCGCTCTGAAGGCGCATCACGACAGCCGGACGGCACGATCCGCAGCGGAACATTCAGGACGGCGCAGCGCCGCCTGCCTGCCGTGCGGGCCATGGGATTCGACGTGCTCTACCTCCCGCCCATCCATCCGATCGGCGTGCGCAACCGCAAGGGCCGGAACAACACCCTCGACCCGCAGCCCGGCGACCCGGGCTCGCCGTGGGCAATCGGCGCCGACGCGGGCGGCCACGACGAGATCCACCCCGATCTGGGGACGCTCGACGACTTCCGCGCCTTCGTGGGCGCTGCCCGCGAGGAGAACATCGAGATCGCCCTCGATCTCGCTCTGCAGGCCTCTCCCGACCACCCCTGGGTGACGGAGCATCCCGAGTGGTTCACGACCCTTCCGGACGGCTCGATCGCCTACGCCGAGAACCCGCCCAAGAAGTACCAGGACATCTATCCGGTCAACTTCGACAATGACCCCGCGGGCATCCGCGCAGAGGTACTGAGGATCGTCCGTCACTGGATCGCGCAGGGTGTGTCGATCTTCCGCGTGGACAATCCGCACACGAAGCCCCTCCAGTTCTGGGAGTGGCTCATCTCGACCGTCAACGCCGAGTATCCCGATGTCGTGTTCCTCGCAGAGGCCTTCACACGGCCACGCGTGATGCAGGGACTGGCGGCGGCAGGGTTCCAGCAGAGCTACACATACTTCACCTGGCGAAACACGAAGCAGGAACTCGAGGAGTTCCTGACCGCGATCTCGCAGGAGACCGCCGACTACATGCGCCCCAATCTCTTCGTCAACACCCCGGACATCCTGACGGAGTACCTGCAGTTCGGCGGTCGAGCGGCGTACCGCATCCGTGCCGCGATCGCGGCGACCGCAGCGCCCACCTACGGGGTCTACGCGGGCTACGAACTCTTCGAGAACGTCGCGCGACCGGGCTCGGAAGAGAACATCGACAACGAGAAGTTCGAGTACAAGACACGGGATTGGGCGGATGCCGAAGCTCGCGGTGCCTCTCTGGCTCCCTTCCTCACGCGCCTGAACGAGATCCGTCACGCCCATCCGGCGCTGCGCCAGCTGCGGAACACGACGATCCACTGGAGCGACGACGAAGCGATCCTCGTCTACGTCAAGCATCTCGATGCGGCACTCTCCGACACGGGGCGCCCCGACACGGTCATCGTGATCGTCAATGTGGATCCCCATTCGGCCCGCCAGACCATGGTCCACCTCGACACCCGCGTGTGGGGCGTGGAACCGGGCAAACCCTATGACGTCGAGGACCTCGTCACGGGGGCCCGTTGGACCTGGTCCGATCACAACTTCGTGCGTTTGGACGCCTTCGACGAGCCTGTCCACATCCTGCACGTCAAGGAGACATCATGA
- a CDS encoding AI-2E family transporter, translating into MKLHSPFRTALVATLGVGLGLLLIGSIQNLSTILLYVGTALFLSLGLDPIVAWLERRGLPRWAAVIVTILAVLAAFAGILLTVVPIIVGQVSQLVGTIQVWVEQGAADPVEDLRQWLKATFPLLLVDDVFLYVQEWLATLDYGQIGGSIGESLLVIGGAVLAGLAGAFIILILTIYFTASTPSLKRAVYQIVPASKRERFVDLSEQITASVGFYVIGQVSLGVINGVLSAIFLTIIQAPFAAVLAVIAFFFSLIPLVGTLTGSTIIVLTCLIPGVGGPQTALVAAIYYLIYMQIEAYVISPRIMGRAVSVPGAVVVIAALAGGSLLGLLGALVAIPVAASILILYRQVLIPRMNER; encoded by the coding sequence ATGAAGTTGCACAGCCCGTTCCGCACTGCGCTCGTCGCAACGCTCGGCGTCGGACTCGGACTCCTGCTCATCGGCAGCATCCAGAATCTCTCGACGATTCTGCTGTACGTCGGGACGGCACTATTCCTGTCGCTCGGCCTCGACCCGATCGTGGCGTGGCTCGAGCGGCGTGGTCTCCCCCGCTGGGCTGCCGTCATCGTGACGATCCTCGCCGTGCTGGCGGCCTTCGCAGGTATTCTCCTGACCGTCGTGCCGATCATCGTCGGACAGGTGTCTCAGCTCGTCGGCACGATCCAGGTCTGGGTGGAACAGGGTGCAGCGGACCCCGTCGAAGATCTGCGGCAGTGGCTGAAGGCGACGTTCCCGCTGCTCCTCGTCGACGATGTCTTCCTCTACGTGCAGGAGTGGCTCGCCACCCTCGATTACGGCCAGATCGGCGGATCCATCGGTGAGAGTCTGCTGGTCATCGGCGGCGCTGTCCTGGCGGGCCTCGCGGGCGCCTTCATCATCCTCATCCTCACCATCTACTTCACCGCCTCGACACCGAGCCTCAAGCGCGCCGTATACCAGATCGTGCCCGCTTCCAAGCGGGAACGCTTCGTCGATCTGAGCGAACAGATCACGGCATCCGTTGGCTTCTACGTCATCGGACAGGTCAGCCTCGGTGTCATCAACGGCGTCCTGAGCGCGATCTTCCTCACGATCATCCAGGCGCCGTTCGCGGCGGTCCTCGCCGTCATCGCGTTCTTCTTCTCGCTCATCCCGCTCGTGGGCACGCTCACAGGTTCGACGATCATCGTCCTCACGTGTCTGATCCCCGGGGTCGGCGGGCCGCAGACGGCGCTCGTCGCGGCGATCTACTACCTCATCTACATGCAGATCGAGGCCTATGTGATCTCGCCTCGCATCATGGGCCGTGCCGTTTCGGTCCCCGGTGCGGTCGTGGTGATCGCGGCGCTCGCCGGCGGTTCACTGCTCGGGCTGCTGGGTGCTCTGGTCGCAATCCCCGTCGCCGCCAGTATCCTCATCCTCTATCGCCAAGTCCTCATTCCGCGGATGAACGAACGCTGA